In one window of Rhodoglobus vestalii DNA:
- a CDS encoding FUSC family protein — protein MKATRRTGLVLAPVKRTAGRMKSEITRARILQAAKAAIAVGLAWTIAPHLPGVADNYPYYAPLGAIVSMYPTLMGSMKNALQTIGSLVVAIVLAGAVIVLSQPNVFTMSLAVGVGALIAATGWFGANREYIPVTVLFVLIIGGPDADNYSLGYLVQVSLGIAVGLLVNLLIFPALSNDAVDRQLTNYRVVLADHLSEVAQALAESWPPERDGWASRKDALISVSGEVRAAVILAEDSSKANPRARRHRRDVGADFEDLAALERVTFHVRDLTEVLAGAVWGTPIRVELRSELRPSLSLALNAVSTLLRDWDSEATQRAAYSAAADAVASLMNELDENRDSAPATSIGAATAIAIDVTRILAALNSRAEEPAERD, from the coding sequence GTGAAAGCGACGAGACGAACGGGCCTCGTGCTGGCGCCGGTGAAGAGAACTGCCGGGCGAATGAAGTCGGAGATCACCAGGGCGCGCATTTTGCAGGCAGCGAAAGCCGCCATCGCCGTCGGGCTTGCGTGGACGATCGCACCACACCTGCCCGGGGTCGCCGACAACTATCCGTATTACGCGCCGCTCGGAGCCATCGTGAGCATGTACCCCACGCTCATGGGTTCGATGAAGAATGCCCTCCAAACCATCGGCAGCCTTGTCGTGGCCATTGTGCTCGCCGGGGCAGTCATTGTCTTGAGTCAGCCAAACGTGTTCACTATGTCGCTTGCGGTCGGCGTTGGCGCACTGATTGCCGCCACCGGCTGGTTCGGTGCGAACCGCGAATACATTCCGGTGACCGTGCTGTTCGTGCTCATCATTGGCGGGCCAGATGCCGACAATTATTCACTCGGATATCTCGTGCAGGTCAGTCTCGGAATTGCCGTTGGCCTGCTGGTCAACCTATTGATATTTCCCGCGCTCAGCAATGATGCGGTAGACCGGCAGCTGACAAACTATCGCGTCGTGCTCGCAGATCACCTCTCTGAGGTCGCTCAGGCTTTGGCCGAGAGTTGGCCTCCGGAACGCGACGGCTGGGCATCCCGCAAAGATGCGCTCATCAGCGTGTCTGGCGAAGTGCGCGCCGCGGTGATACTCGCCGAGGACAGCAGCAAAGCCAATCCGCGTGCTCGTCGCCACCGCCGAGATGTGGGTGCTGACTTCGAGGACCTAGCTGCCCTCGAAAGGGTCACCTTCCATGTGCGTGATCTCACCGAGGTTCTCGCCGGTGCAGTGTGGGGCACCCCGATCAGAGTCGAACTGAGGTCGGAGTTGCGCCCGTCCCTGAGTTTGGCGCTCAACGCAGTATCGACGCTGCTGCGTGATTGGGATTCCGAAGCGACACAGCGAGCAGCATATTCTGCCGCTGCGGATGCCGTTGCCTCCCTCATGAATGAACTCGACGAAAATCGGGATTCCGCGCCGGCAACCTCCATCGGGGCGGCAACGGCCATCGCCATCGACGTCACCCGTATTCTTGCGGCGCTGAACTCCCGGGCCGAAGAGCCGGCGGAGCGCGACTGA
- a CDS encoding response regulator transcription factor, with product MNTLRVALVNDYEVVARGVMGMLRSYQNRVRVVELDLNKQVGESVDIALYDTFAATQEERVAVRELVVNPLVDLAVVYSWNLDQAHVDAALANGAGGYISKGLSASRLVAALEEIYTGGERIHLGGNGTPTVVVGDWPGREEGLTEREAEILALITQGLSNAEIAERTHLSINSIKTYIRTCYRSIGANSRTNAVLWGIEHGFRPDRVRIAHPEPSLGGGEVRARA from the coding sequence ATGAATACACTCAGGGTTGCTTTGGTCAACGACTACGAGGTTGTCGCTCGTGGGGTCATGGGAATGTTGCGTTCCTACCAAAATCGTGTCCGCGTCGTCGAACTCGATCTCAATAAGCAGGTGGGCGAGTCGGTAGATATTGCCCTCTACGACACCTTTGCTGCCACTCAAGAGGAGCGCGTGGCGGTGCGAGAACTTGTGGTGAATCCCCTGGTCGATCTGGCGGTGGTCTACTCCTGGAATCTTGATCAGGCTCATGTGGATGCCGCCCTTGCCAATGGAGCGGGCGGGTACATTTCAAAAGGGCTGTCGGCGTCGCGGCTTGTCGCCGCACTAGAAGAAATCTATACCGGCGGTGAGCGCATCCACCTCGGAGGCAACGGCACGCCAACCGTTGTCGTCGGCGACTGGCCGGGCCGGGAGGAAGGACTCACTGAACGCGAAGCGGAAATTCTGGCGCTGATCACGCAGGGGCTCTCCAATGCAGAAATTGCCGAGCGCACCCATCTGTCGATCAATTCAATCAAGACGTACATTCGCACCTGCTATCGAAGCATCGGCGCCAACAGCAGAACCAACGCCGTGCTGTGGGGAATCGAACACGGCTTTCGCCCCGACCGTGTGCGCATCGCCCACCCCGAGCCTTCGCTTGGCGGCGGAGAGGTTCGAGCGCGCGCGTGA
- a CDS encoding DUF2207 domain-containing protein: MNTLLIVIAVIAVVLLITGGLVQSLNFLLWVGVVLAILAVIAFLVRKLTGGRA, encoded by the coding sequence ATGAACACACTATTAATCGTCATCGCCGTCATCGCGGTTGTTCTGCTGATCACCGGCGGACTCGTGCAGTCCCTCAACTTCCTGCTCTGGGTCGGCGTTGTGCTGGCCATCCTTGCGGTCATCGCATTCTTGGTTCGCAAGCTCACCGGCGGACGCGCCTAA
- a CDS encoding spermidine synthase — protein sequence MAISRFEELDWHETSMGELTLRRRLEPALGVDVYEVKLGDEFLMSSLFTVAEIALSDLGLAAHSGDNLRVVVGGLGLGYTAVAALADTRVASLEVIDALPTVIDWHQRGLLPVSAELTGDTRTTLTHADFFAVMRAEPTRQFEAILLDVDHSPRHQLDPSHADLYTVSGLRRVRAHLAEGGVFALWSDDPSDDEFMIRLDEVFEGVVAHTVDFDNALTGGVSSNTVYVARRGA from the coding sequence ATGGCTATCTCCCGCTTTGAAGAGCTCGATTGGCACGAGACATCGATGGGGGAGCTCACCCTGAGGCGCCGACTCGAACCGGCCCTCGGCGTTGATGTGTATGAGGTGAAACTGGGCGACGAGTTTCTGATGTCGAGCCTGTTCACTGTGGCAGAGATCGCGCTCTCCGACCTTGGGCTAGCCGCGCACAGCGGTGACAATCTGCGCGTTGTCGTCGGTGGACTCGGGCTCGGCTACACCGCAGTGGCCGCCCTCGCTGACACGCGCGTCGCCTCACTCGAGGTCATCGACGCGTTACCCACCGTGATTGATTGGCACCAGCGTGGGCTGCTGCCGGTGTCGGCCGAGCTGACCGGCGACACCCGCACCACTCTCACGCACGCCGACTTTTTTGCTGTGATGCGGGCCGAGCCTACCCGGCAGTTTGAGGCGATCCTTCTGGATGTTGACCACTCGCCGCGGCACCAACTCGACCCCAGCCATGCCGACCTCTATACCGTGTCAGGTTTGCGGCGGGTGCGTGCCCATCTTGCCGAGGGCGGTGTGTTTGCGCTCTGGTCGGATGACCCGAGCGACGACGAATTCATGATTCGGCTAGACGAGGTGTTCGAGGGTGTGGTTGCGCACACCGTCGACTTTGACAATGCGCTCACCGGTGGGGTGTCATCCAACACGGTGTATGTCGCACGTAGGGGAGCCTAA
- a CDS encoding cyanophycinase: MRHRHLPPLVGLVSLVLIASSIPASASPFAATWKHKIRPTAILVGGNLAENADILSAIVAKADPDGAGPAKARIAIVTAASRGAATPEEAADDELNNAAANGLYYSQLFQRFGAETYAVPIDGAVDYDGDAYTPARASDPAVAAEVLASTGIFFGGGDQMRYVRTLQLCEDAEQEAFTTCIDTPVLSALRTVADRGVVSGVSAGLTIQQGADMITGGESYEAWRDGATAGYLDDASELGYLPAGGFGFLDSVLLDSHFATWGRQGRAVKLALETGHRLVLGVDETTAVVVDRHTQHAKVIGVNGASLLDLRFARSNADGVEGVRWSYLTAGDTLNLRAGLTRRAPGSTPVSPVASAVASVEDIWDSPEGAGTEYTHRDLGRAVASSTSREASGTSEETEPQFTTSLRRDRFTQAWTTPSGVISFSNVKLAIRSAE; the protein is encoded by the coding sequence GTGCGCCATCGCCATCTGCCGCCCCTCGTGGGCCTGGTATCCCTCGTCCTCATCGCTTCGAGCATCCCCGCTTCAGCATCCCCGTTCGCGGCAACATGGAAACACAAAATTCGACCCACAGCCATCCTTGTGGGCGGGAATCTAGCCGAAAACGCCGACATCCTTTCCGCCATCGTGGCGAAGGCTGACCCCGACGGCGCTGGACCAGCTAAGGCCCGGATCGCCATAGTGACAGCAGCATCACGGGGCGCAGCCACCCCAGAGGAAGCAGCTGACGACGAACTAAACAATGCGGCCGCGAATGGTCTCTACTATTCGCAATTGTTCCAGCGTTTCGGTGCCGAGACCTATGCGGTGCCGATCGACGGAGCCGTCGACTATGACGGGGATGCGTACACCCCGGCTCGGGCAAGTGATCCCGCAGTCGCAGCAGAAGTTCTTGCGAGCACGGGCATCTTCTTCGGTGGTGGCGACCAGATGCGCTACGTTCGCACTCTGCAGCTCTGCGAGGACGCCGAACAGGAGGCGTTCACGACCTGCATCGACACGCCTGTTCTCAGCGCGCTCCGCACGGTAGCCGATCGAGGCGTGGTTTCGGGTGTCAGTGCGGGGCTGACGATCCAGCAGGGGGCAGACATGATTACCGGCGGTGAATCCTATGAGGCCTGGCGAGACGGTGCAACGGCAGGGTACCTTGACGATGCATCAGAGCTCGGCTACCTTCCTGCGGGAGGTTTCGGCTTCCTCGACTCCGTGCTGCTGGACAGCCACTTCGCGACGTGGGGTCGACAGGGACGCGCGGTGAAGCTCGCTCTTGAGACCGGGCACAGACTCGTATTGGGGGTTGATGAGACGACCGCGGTCGTCGTGGACCGTCACACTCAGCATGCGAAAGTGATCGGTGTGAACGGCGCATCTCTTCTCGACCTTCGGTTCGCGCGCTCGAATGCAGACGGCGTCGAAGGAGTGCGGTGGAGCTACCTGACGGCGGGAGATACCCTCAATCTGCGCGCCGGCCTCACCCGTCGCGCGCCTGGCTCGACGCCCGTCTCGCCTGTCGCGAGCGCTGTGGCATCCGTTGAGGATATCTGGGACTCCCCCGAGGGTGCCGGCACTGAGTACACCCACCGTGATCTCGGTCGCGCAGTCGCAAGTTCGACAAGCCGGGAAGCCAGCGGCACCAGCGAGGAGACGGAACCACAATTCACGACGTCTCTTCGCCGCGATCGGTTTACTCAAGCCTGGACGACCCCATCGGGCGTGATCTCGTTCTCGAACGTGAAGCTCGCAATCCGCTCGGCCGAGTAG
- a CDS encoding transporter substrate-binding domain-containing protein, with protein sequence MALHSQHTHRALVAAAILATSALFTAGCSPASDSGESADATDTAVEVAGVAITVDNAARAALPQKYSDAGSVKVATDVPYAPFEMFESEGSDVITGVDYDLGQAIGAKLGIDFDFEQQKFDGIIPALQAGKVQVAISAMTSSVDRMDVLTFVDYSASGTGILVEKGNPAGIETYLDLCGQKLAVQSGASQIDLVAVWQDECSSAGKGAIALSEYPKDSDAQLAITSGKVIASVLTKPSAGFVAKTANDGNTFEVIDDPAAPTGYDSTLNGIGVLNADAALADAIQLALQSLMDDGTYMTILEAYGVEGIAIEAATINAAKS encoded by the coding sequence ATGGCATTACATTCCCAGCACACACACCGCGCTCTCGTTGCCGCGGCCATCCTTGCAACCAGTGCACTCTTCACTGCAGGGTGCAGTCCTGCATCCGATTCCGGAGAATCAGCAGATGCGACAGATACGGCCGTTGAGGTCGCCGGTGTCGCGATCACGGTGGACAATGCTGCACGGGCGGCCCTGCCGCAGAAATACAGTGACGCCGGTTCCGTGAAGGTGGCCACCGATGTGCCCTACGCACCGTTCGAGATGTTCGAGAGCGAAGGATCCGACGTCATCACCGGGGTGGACTACGACCTCGGCCAAGCAATTGGCGCCAAGCTCGGCATCGACTTCGACTTCGAGCAGCAGAAGTTCGACGGCATTATTCCGGCATTGCAAGCAGGAAAAGTTCAGGTCGCGATCTCCGCCATGACCTCGAGCGTCGACCGGATGGACGTACTCACGTTTGTTGACTACTCCGCCTCCGGAACCGGAATTCTCGTAGAGAAAGGGAACCCCGCTGGCATTGAAACCTATCTAGACCTCTGCGGACAAAAGCTCGCTGTTCAGTCCGGTGCTAGTCAGATTGATCTGGTCGCCGTGTGGCAAGACGAATGCTCCTCCGCAGGAAAGGGTGCGATCGCGCTCTCGGAGTACCCCAAGGACTCTGATGCCCAACTGGCGATTACCAGCGGAAAAGTCATCGCGAGCGTGCTGACCAAGCCATCAGCCGGTTTCGTCGCCAAGACCGCCAACGACGGCAACACGTTCGAGGTCATCGATGACCCGGCAGCACCGACCGGCTACGACTCCACCCTCAACGGAATCGGTGTACTGAACGCCGACGCAGCCCTCGCCGACGCCATCCAACTTGCGTTGCAGTCCCTGATGGATGACGGCACCTACATGACCATCCTGGAGGCTTACGGGGTTGAAGGCATCGCGATCGAGGCGGCAACCATCAACGCCGCCAAGTCCTAG
- a CDS encoding amino acid ABC transporter permease produces MTATQQPVATPSAGTRLAGRSRPAPVQAVPLRHPGRWFAAIIVALFTTSLLLSIAQNPNLDWPTVGEYLFAPLTLSGLATTLYLTVAAMVIGLSGGIVVAVMRLSPNPVLRVVSGLFVWVFRGTPVLLQLIFWGFIGAFVPKLVIGIPFTSIEFWSVSTSDIIPATVAALLALGLNEMAYASEIVRAGIQSVDLGQTEAAHSLGMSPGKTLRRIVLPQAMRVIVPPMGNEVITMLKTTALVSVIAGHDLMSNLQAAYAQNYKIIPLLVVAAIWYLVLTSVLNVPQMWLERRYGRGVAGARVGAVGWLLRLRKKESQ; encoded by the coding sequence ATGACTGCAACGCAGCAGCCCGTCGCAACACCGTCCGCGGGAACACGTCTCGCGGGCAGGTCGCGCCCAGCCCCCGTCCAAGCCGTTCCCCTGCGGCATCCGGGCCGCTGGTTCGCGGCCATCATTGTCGCGCTGTTCACGACGAGTCTGCTCTTGTCGATTGCGCAGAACCCGAACCTCGACTGGCCGACCGTCGGTGAGTACCTTTTCGCACCGCTCACACTGAGCGGTCTCGCCACCACTCTCTACCTGACGGTGGCCGCTATGGTGATCGGCCTGAGCGGCGGCATCGTTGTCGCCGTGATGCGGCTGTCACCGAACCCGGTGCTGCGGGTCGTCAGCGGGCTCTTTGTCTGGGTATTCCGGGGAACACCGGTGCTTTTGCAACTGATTTTCTGGGGCTTTATCGGAGCCTTTGTTCCTAAGCTCGTGATCGGCATCCCGTTCACGAGTATCGAGTTCTGGTCCGTGTCGACGTCAGACATCATCCCCGCAACCGTGGCCGCGCTCCTTGCCCTCGGACTCAATGAGATGGCGTATGCCTCGGAGATCGTACGCGCCGGCATCCAGTCTGTAGACCTGGGTCAAACAGAAGCTGCGCACTCGCTGGGTATGTCGCCGGGCAAGACTCTGCGGCGCATTGTGCTCCCGCAGGCGATGCGAGTAATCGTTCCTCCCATGGGCAACGAGGTCATCACCATGCTCAAGACCACCGCGCTCGTCTCGGTTATCGCCGGGCATGACCTGATGTCTAATCTGCAAGCGGCATACGCCCAGAACTACAAAATCATCCCATTACTGGTCGTGGCTGCGATCTGGTACCTCGTGCTCACGAGCGTTCTCAATGTTCCGCAAATGTGGCTTGAGCGACGATACGGCCGAGGCGTTGCTGGGGCCCGTGTCGGCGCGGTCGGATGGTTGCTGCGGCTCCGGAAGAAGGAATCCCAATGA
- a CDS encoding amino acid ABC transporter ATP-binding protein produces MTKLMVEAVDVHKRFGSLEVLKGINLTVEQGQVACLLGPSGSGKSTFLRCINHLEKIEAGTIRVAGDTVGYAERGGRLHELRETEVAAQRRRVGMVFQRFNLFPHMTALENVAEAPVQVLGRSKSDTRRRALELLDEVGLSNKADVYPSALSGGQQQRVAIARALAMEPELMLFDEPTSALDPELVGEVLDVMRRLAESGMTMIVVTHEIGFAREVGDVAVFMDDGVIVETGDPQEVLVDPSEERTQSFLSKVL; encoded by the coding sequence ATGACGAAACTTATGGTCGAAGCGGTCGACGTACACAAGCGCTTCGGATCGCTCGAAGTGCTGAAAGGCATCAACCTCACCGTTGAGCAGGGCCAGGTAGCGTGCCTTCTCGGCCCGAGCGGATCAGGCAAATCGACCTTCCTCCGGTGCATCAATCACCTAGAGAAGATCGAAGCCGGAACGATCCGGGTTGCTGGTGACACGGTCGGCTACGCCGAGCGCGGCGGTCGCCTGCACGAGCTCCGCGAAACCGAGGTCGCAGCGCAGCGACGACGCGTTGGCATGGTGTTCCAACGCTTCAACCTGTTTCCTCACATGACCGCTCTCGAGAATGTCGCCGAGGCGCCGGTGCAGGTGCTGGGCCGATCAAAGTCCGACACCCGCCGTCGCGCGCTTGAGCTGCTCGACGAGGTCGGCCTCTCGAACAAGGCCGATGTGTACCCTTCCGCTCTGTCCGGTGGTCAGCAGCAGCGTGTGGCAATAGCTCGGGCGCTGGCGATGGAACCGGAGTTGATGCTGTTCGATGAACCAACGTCGGCATTGGATCCGGAACTCGTCGGCGAAGTTCTCGACGTCATGCGTCGGCTGGCCGAATCCGGGATGACGATGATCGTCGTCACTCACGAGATTGGTTTCGCCCGTGAGGTGGGCGACGTCGCCGTGTTCATGGACGACGGCGTCATCGTCGAGACTGGTGACCCTCAAGAGGTCCTCGTCGATCCGAGTGAAGAGCGCACTCAATCCTTCCTCTCCAAGGTGCTCTAG
- a CDS encoding M20 family metallopeptidase, with product MTESIITVPTTEILLGYARGLNDAFRQDLADLVAIDSGSDDAEGVRAVADWCTERLALQGFSVSAHKTETVGGQSFGPVIIARRLGTGTTRVLLFAHMDTVFDRGDSARRPYIEEAGRAYGPGVSDDKGGIAAAFAVARVLADSGWDGYGELIIALTPDEEVGSPASREILAELASTSDVAFCMECARENGDIVGSRKGVADVHIDVQGRTAHSGVEPERGVNAAVEAAHLLLELQALSGSAPGLSVNVGTIAAGNKVNIVPGSAQLRVEVRAVRITDLIGALDAIDERADRPHVPGAVITTKRLDVCPPLEIDSTRDLARIATRLAVDLGLDLQVAATGGVSDANFVAASGVSTLDGLGPIGGGDHTEDEWIDLTTVPQRVALLSALIVEVSRYDDESWRGAR from the coding sequence ATGACGGAATCCATTATCACCGTGCCGACCACCGAGATTCTTCTCGGATATGCGCGCGGACTCAACGACGCGTTTCGTCAGGACCTTGCCGACCTTGTCGCGATCGACTCCGGCTCGGACGATGCCGAAGGCGTCAGAGCCGTGGCGGATTGGTGCACCGAGCGACTCGCCCTGCAGGGCTTTTCCGTGTCTGCCCACAAGACGGAGACGGTGGGTGGACAGTCTTTCGGACCCGTAATCATCGCTCGACGCCTCGGCACCGGCACGACTCGCGTTCTCCTGTTTGCCCACATGGACACTGTGTTCGACCGCGGAGATTCCGCCCGACGCCCTTATATAGAGGAAGCCGGACGGGCGTACGGGCCGGGCGTCAGCGATGACAAGGGCGGTATCGCCGCAGCATTCGCCGTCGCTCGTGTGCTCGCAGACTCCGGTTGGGACGGCTATGGGGAACTCATCATTGCGCTCACCCCCGATGAGGAGGTTGGCTCACCCGCCAGCCGTGAGATTTTAGCAGAGCTCGCCTCGACAAGTGATGTGGCGTTTTGCATGGAATGTGCTCGCGAAAACGGGGATATTGTCGGCTCACGTAAAGGGGTTGCCGACGTCCATATCGATGTGCAGGGCCGCACTGCCCACTCGGGCGTGGAGCCAGAACGAGGAGTGAACGCGGCCGTAGAAGCGGCCCACCTTCTACTCGAACTGCAGGCCCTCTCGGGGTCGGCTCCTGGTCTCTCGGTGAACGTTGGCACCATCGCCGCGGGGAACAAGGTAAACATCGTCCCCGGCTCGGCGCAATTGAGGGTCGAAGTTCGCGCCGTGCGCATCACAGACCTGATCGGGGCGCTCGATGCCATCGATGAGCGCGCGGACAGACCGCACGTGCCGGGCGCAGTAATCACCACGAAACGGCTGGATGTCTGTCCACCGCTCGAGATCGACTCGACGCGTGATCTCGCACGCATCGCGACAAGACTGGCGGTCGACCTAGGGCTCGATCTTCAGGTGGCGGCGACCGGTGGAGTATCCGATGCGAACTTCGTCGCGGCGTCGGGGGTGTCCACTCTCGACGGTCTGGGGCCCATCGGAGGAGGAGATCACACCGAAGATGAGTGGATCGACTTGACCACGGTCCCCCAGCGCGTCGCCCTGCTGTCGGCGCTCATTGTCGAGGTCTCGCGCTACGATGATGAGAGTTGGAGAGGGGCACGATGA
- a CDS encoding MurR/RpiR family transcriptional regulator produces MTSEEHVSVTEKIRRGMGDCTPAERKVARVLLASSPSAGFETVAKLAARAGVSGPTVVRFAVRFGFTGFPEFQQALRDDLDQRSASPMAIYDRDLSTAGPRSAEGASVLDRAAETTSRAIAGTFAEVAPHDFEAGVAAIAGARGQVWLAGGRFGGLFARYLAQHLQMLRAGVTLLPEEPSARAAAMTGIGRTDVLVLFDYRRYEEGTRALATRAAKRHTPVVLFTDSWISPIALDATVVLASQTDSPSPFDAMSPVLALVEAVIAGCLESLGNPAAERMRRTEATAEELGLY; encoded by the coding sequence ATGACGTCAGAAGAACACGTATCTGTCACCGAGAAGATCCGCCGCGGGATGGGCGATTGCACCCCGGCTGAGCGCAAAGTCGCCCGTGTTCTCCTCGCCTCCTCTCCGTCGGCAGGGTTTGAGACTGTCGCCAAACTCGCCGCTCGTGCCGGAGTGAGTGGGCCGACGGTGGTGCGATTTGCCGTTCGATTCGGCTTCACCGGATTCCCGGAGTTTCAACAGGCGCTGCGGGATGATCTCGACCAGCGTTCAGCGTCACCAATGGCGATCTATGACCGCGACCTATCCACCGCCGGCCCGAGAAGCGCGGAGGGCGCGAGTGTTCTCGACCGCGCAGCCGAAACCACCTCGCGCGCTATCGCAGGAACCTTCGCGGAGGTCGCTCCTCACGATTTCGAAGCAGGTGTTGCCGCTATCGCGGGCGCTCGTGGCCAAGTGTGGCTGGCCGGTGGACGGTTTGGCGGTCTCTTCGCACGCTACCTGGCCCAGCATCTCCAGATGCTGCGCGCGGGGGTCACTCTCCTTCCCGAGGAGCCCAGCGCGCGGGCGGCGGCGATGACCGGCATCGGTCGCACCGATGTTCTCGTGCTGTTCGACTACCGCCGCTATGAGGAGGGAACGCGCGCACTAGCGACGCGAGCCGCCAAACGTCACACTCCCGTCGTCTTGTTCACGGACTCGTGGATCTCCCCAATCGCGTTGGATGCGACGGTGGTGCTAGCAAGCCAGACCGATTCGCCGTCCCCCTTTGACGCGATGAGTCCTGTTCTGGCTCTCGTTGAAGCAGTAATTGCCGGATGTCTCGAATCATTGGGCAACCCGGCGGCGGAACGGATGCGCCGAACTGAGGCGACCGCCGAAGAACTGGGTCTCTACTAG